The following proteins come from a genomic window of Gynuella sunshinyii YC6258:
- a CDS encoding sarcosine oxidase subunit gamma, producing MSDTNVVVMDQWSSVVAGLSPLHHVDKTLQNLSSTAVQLRENALLGHLVLRGDKSSGLGVALERVTGLSLPDVLLSTVKGEFVIRWVSPDEWLLTLPIEQAFTIECALRAEMTGHFAIVNVSGGQTILLLSGSQALNVLKKSTPYDVHECNFPIGKVVTSVFAKTQALLRRCDERQWELVVRRSFADYLWLWLSEAGREYGVTLS from the coding sequence ATGTCTGATACAAATGTAGTGGTCATGGACCAGTGGTCTTCCGTCGTAGCAGGATTAAGCCCTTTGCATCATGTGGATAAAACACTGCAAAACTTGTCATCGACGGCCGTTCAGTTACGGGAAAATGCTTTGTTAGGGCATTTGGTATTACGTGGAGATAAGAGCAGCGGTTTGGGCGTGGCGCTTGAGCGAGTGACAGGGTTGTCGTTGCCAGATGTGTTACTGAGTACGGTCAAGGGCGAGTTTGTCATTCGCTGGGTCTCCCCTGATGAATGGTTGCTGACTTTACCGATCGAACAGGCGTTTACGATAGAATGCGCCTTGCGTGCTGAAATGACTGGTCATTTTGCGATTGTTAATGTTTCCGGGGGGCAGACAATTTTACTGCTGTCAGGCTCTCAAGCACTAAACGTTCTGAAAAAATCCACTCCCTATGATGTCCACGAGTGCAATTTCCCGATAGGCAAAGTAGTCACTTCGGTATTCGCCAAAACCCAGGCGTTACTACGTCGTTGTGATGAACGCCAGTGGGAACTGGTGGTCCGACGCAGTTTTGCTGACTATCTATGGTTATGGCTGTCGGAAGCTGGTCGTGAATATGGGGTAACGTTGTCCTGA